The Oceanibaculum indicum P24 sequence TTGCGCATCTCTTTCATCGCCTTCATGTCCTCGACGGTCCAGGAGAACAGCGTCTCAGGCGTCGAGGCGCGGGCCGCCGTCTCGATCATGAACTTCACATCATCCGGCAGGGCGTCCCACTTCGCGACCGGCATGATCAGCTCGAACAGGAAGCAGTTGGTGTGCGGGGCCGGCATGATGATGTAGGGGGCGGCGTTCTGGAAGCCCATCTTGATGTTCTCGGCCGGGCTCGACCATTCGATAACATCGACGCCCTTGCGCTCCAGCATGGTGTAGATTTCGCTGCCCGATACGGTGGTCGCGGCGCCGCCGAAATACTCGTTCAGGATCTGCGCCCAGGCGCCCGCGGTGCGGAACTTCAGGCCCTTCAGATCGGCCGAGGTCCTGATCGGCACATGCGAATGCCAGATCTCGTTCGGCCCGATGCTCAGCGGAATCGAATGCAGCTTCATCGTCGCGCGGCGATGCTCGGCCAGCAGTTCCTGGCCACCGCCCTTGTACAGCCAGTGCATCATCATCTCTGGCGGCATGCCGCCGACATGGCCACCGTAGAAGGTGTTCACCGGGTCGCGGTTGACGATGTAGAGCGGCGTCATCTGGCCGGCATCGGCGATGCCATCCTCGACCGTCTTGTAGGCCTCCAGCGGCGGCGACAGCACGCCCCCCGGGAAAGGCTGGAACTCGATCCTGCCGCCGCTCAGCTTCTTGATCCGCTCCGCGAAGGGCAGAATCGTCAGTGTATAGAACATTGACGTTTCGCCGGCGAAGTGATTCAGGCGGAATTTGTAGCTTTGCTGCGCCTTGGCGACCGACGGCGCGGCGATGATGCCAGCGCCAGCCGCGCCGGCGACAGCGGCCCCGGAGCCAACATTCTTCAGAAAGTTTCTACGGCTTGTCATCGTGATGCACTCCTCTGTTGGGCGGGAGATTCCAGCCATCCGGCCCGACCATTCGGCCTTGTATGAGCCCCACCTCAACTGTATCGTGATGTGGATACACTTTTGCGTCAAACACAAAACGCGCGAAAAACGGGCAGATTGAGGTGAATCGCATGACGCTGCACATGGAATCGGCAATTGACGAACAATCGGGCGGTACACTGATTAATTTGGAGCACCTCCCCTTCGCCACTGATTCTGGGATCGGGGCGCGGGCCGCCATCGGCCTGCTGGTCCTGGAAACCGATCAGACCATCGAAGATGAGTTCCGGGCGATCTGGCCGCGCGACGGCGTGGCGCTCTATGCGGCACGGCTGCACAACGACGTCATGATCACCCCGGAAACCCTGATGGCGATGAAGGCGGAAATACCGCCGGCAGCGAAGCTGCTGCCCTTCATGACCGACTTCAAGGTCGTTGCCTTCGCCTGCACCTCCGGCGCGCTGGTGATCGGCGAGGACAAGGTTGCGGAACTGATCCACAGCGTGAAGCCCGGCGTGAAGGTGACCGATCCGGTGACGGCCGCGCGGGCAGCGATATCCTCGATGGGTGTGAAGCGCGTGGCGCTGCTGACGCCGTACCTGAAGGAAATCAACGAACGGCTGCGCAACAGCCTGATCGAGCGCGGCCTGAACATCCCGGTGATGGGCAGCTTCAACGAGGCCGACGACGACATCGTGGCACGCATGACGCCGGAGTCGATCCGCGACGCCATCGTGAAGCTGGGCTCCCTGCCCGATTGCGATGGCGTGTTCGTCTCCTGCACCTCCCTGCGGGTCGCCAAGATCGCCGAGGAGGCCGAGGCGCTGATCGGCAAGCCGGTCACCTCCTCCAACCATGCGCTGGCCTGGCACATGCTGCGGCTGGCCGGCATCGAGGACGAGATACCCGGCTTCGGCCGCCTGTTCCGCACGCCGCTGAAGGGCTGAGGCATGTCGCAGAACCTGCCGATCATCCAGCGCCGCCGGATCGAGGCGGAAATCCTGAAGCAGGTCTATGAGACCGCGAAGGAACGGCTCGGCGTAGCGGAGGCACAGACCCTGATTGGCGAATCGGTGCGCCGCGCCTCCATCGCCCAGGCCCAGCAATTCGCCGCCAGCGAGCCGGAGGGCACCAGCCTGGAAAGCTTCATCCGGCTGTTCGACCTGTGGACCGCCGAGGATGCGCTGACCGTCGAGGTGAAGCATGCCGACGCCGAACGCTTCGAGTTCAACGTCGTGCGCTGCCGCTATGCCGAGATGTACAAGGATATGGGGCTGGGAGACATCGGCCATCTGCTGTCCTGCCAGCGCGATGGCACCTTCTGCGAGGGCTATGACCCCGACATCAGGTTCGAACGGACGCAGACCCTGATGCAGGGCGCCAGCCATTGCGACTTCCGCTACGCCTACAAGCCCACTGATAAGTCCTGAACACGCCTCCCCAAAACACGCGACCACAAGGAAGAAGAACGTGAAAGCCATTCTCTACAGCGCCCATGGCGGACTCGACCAGATCAGCCATGGCGACTATCCGACTCCGACCGTCGGTCCTGACGAGTGCCTGCTGAAGGTGAAGGCGGTCGCGCTGAATGGCTTCGATCCGATGATCCTGAAGGGTATCCCGGGCCTGAAGACGCCCTTTCCGATGATTCCGGGCGGCGATATCGCCGGTGAGGTCGTCGATGTCGGCGCCAATGTGCCGGGCGGCAAGTTCCGGCCCGGTGACAGGGTGCAGGTCGTCCCCTTCCAGCCCGGCATCGGCCAGATGGGCGAGACGCTGCGCGGCGGTGCCTGCGACTATATTGCCGTCGATGCCAAGTTCCTGCTGCAGATCCCCGAGGGCGTCAGCTACGAGCAGGCGGCCTCCCTGCCCATCGCCTATGGCACGGCGCGCCGCATGATGATGGTGCGCGGCCAGGTGAAGGAAGGCGAGAAGGTGCTGGTGCTGGGCGCCACCGGCG is a genomic window containing:
- a CDS encoding maleate cis-trans isomerase family protein; amino-acid sequence: MTLHMESAIDEQSGGTLINLEHLPFATDSGIGARAAIGLLVLETDQTIEDEFRAIWPRDGVALYAARLHNDVMITPETLMAMKAEIPPAAKLLPFMTDFKVVAFACTSGALVIGEDKVAELIHSVKPGVKVTDPVTAARAAISSMGVKRVALLTPYLKEINERLRNSLIERGLNIPVMGSFNEADDDIVARMTPESIRDAIVKLGSLPDCDGVFVSCTSLRVAKIAEEAEALIGKPVTSSNHALAWHMLRLAGIEDEIPGFGRLFRTPLKG
- a CDS encoding L-2-amino-thiazoline-4-carboxylic acid hydrolase; its protein translation is MSQNLPIIQRRRIEAEILKQVYETAKERLGVAEAQTLIGESVRRASIAQAQQFAASEPEGTSLESFIRLFDLWTAEDALTVEVKHADAERFEFNVVRCRYAEMYKDMGLGDIGHLLSCQRDGTFCEGYDPDIRFERTQTLMQGASHCDFRYAYKPTDKS
- a CDS encoding twin-arginine translocation signal domain-containing protein, with the translated sequence MTSRRNFLKNVGSGAAVAGAAGAGIIAAPSVAKAQQSYKFRLNHFAGETSMFYTLTILPFAERIKKLSGGRIEFQPFPGGVLSPPLEAYKTVEDGIADAGQMTPLYIVNRDPVNTFYGGHVGGMPPEMMMHWLYKGGGQELLAEHRRATMKLHSIPLSIGPNEIWHSHVPIRTSADLKGLKFRTAGAWAQILNEYFGGAATTVSGSEIYTMLERKGVDVIEWSSPAENIKMGFQNAAPYIIMPAPHTNCFLFELIMPVAKWDALPDDVKFMIETAARASTPETLFSWTVEDMKAMKEMRKSKAEIITPDPSLAVELREAGRKWAMKKAEEQTAKGDPWMKKVTDSYYAFYDDWAENAVYRAVD